The following are encoded in a window of Halosolutus halophilus genomic DNA:
- a CDS encoding potassium transporter TrkA, whose product MPSLPVEILLGVYLGLLTGIVPALVAGSLGFLVRYFSGVTLPGFGVVVLALSIASVQGGLLGLVEPSIAQSPRLLVAVLVVLMLALYAHDQGDKLGAELPRRLSLTALRQRTLSADVVELVGTVGQVTIRPTGEIRDMEGYPPLPEPLRKTLRAGSWKLPADLPLSELEVRLEERLRTDHDLADVDVSIDERARATIVAAPPSGTLSRRVPAGKRAVSLATLVPTGLDRGDEVAVRTADRTIGGPVLSVRTPADAESTAIGGSDESVAEAPTVPDGGEESTTSVPPGRGTGASPGGTGRVTIAVARRDVEPLFAAEQPRLVVRSRGTNREFEAFALAKRAGYAIRRVTVGSAGALEEPRPSADVTVVAVRRQGSETAGRRHGWVFGPGIERSLAVGDEVFVAGPEAVVEEFAEAIGR is encoded by the coding sequence ATGCCATCGCTTCCGGTCGAGATACTGCTCGGCGTCTATCTCGGTCTGCTGACCGGCATCGTTCCGGCGCTGGTCGCCGGTTCACTCGGCTTTCTCGTCCGGTACTTCAGCGGCGTCACGCTCCCCGGGTTCGGTGTGGTCGTGCTCGCGCTGTCGATCGCCAGCGTCCAGGGCGGACTGCTCGGACTCGTCGAGCCGAGCATCGCGCAGTCGCCACGACTGCTGGTCGCGGTGCTGGTCGTCCTGATGCTCGCCCTGTACGCGCACGATCAGGGCGACAAACTCGGTGCCGAACTCCCGCGGCGCCTCTCGCTGACCGCCCTCCGCCAGCGGACGCTCTCCGCCGACGTCGTCGAACTCGTCGGGACCGTCGGCCAGGTCACGATTCGTCCGACCGGCGAGATCCGCGACATGGAGGGATATCCGCCGCTACCGGAGCCCCTCCGGAAGACGCTCAGGGCCGGGTCGTGGAAACTCCCCGCGGACCTCCCGCTGTCGGAACTCGAGGTCCGCCTCGAAGAACGGCTCCGCACCGACCACGACCTCGCGGACGTCGACGTCTCGATCGACGAGCGGGCGCGGGCGACGATCGTCGCTGCACCGCCGTCCGGAACCCTCTCGCGGCGCGTCCCGGCGGGGAAGCGGGCGGTCTCGCTCGCCACGCTGGTGCCGACGGGGCTCGACCGCGGCGACGAGGTGGCCGTCCGGACGGCCGATCGGACGATCGGGGGGCCGGTCCTGAGCGTTCGGACGCCTGCCGACGCCGAGTCCACCGCGATCGGGGGTAGCGACGAATCAGTGGCGGAAGCGCCGACCGTCCCCGACGGCGGCGAGGAGTCGACGACGTCGGTCCCTCCGGGGCGGGGGACCGGGGCCAGTCCCGGCGGAACCGGTCGCGTCACCATCGCCGTGGCCCGGCGGGACGTGGAACCGCTGTTCGCGGCGGAACAGCCCCGACTCGTCGTCCGATCGCGGGGGACGAACCGCGAGTTCGAGGCGTTCGCGCTGGCCAAACGAGCCGGGTACGCGATCCGACGGGTCACCGTGGGGTCGGCCGGTGCGCTCGAGGAACCGCGGCCATCGGCGGACGTGACGGTCGTCGCGGTCCGGCGGCAGGGAAGTGAGACCGCCGGTCGTCGACACGGCTGGGTGTTCGGTCCCGGGATCGAACGGTCGCTCGCGGTCGGCGACGAGGTGTTCGTCGCGGGTCCGGAGGCGGTCGTCGAGGAATTCGCGGAGGCGATCGGCCGATGA
- a CDS encoding ubiquitin-like small modifier protein 1: MPTKWKLFADLAERAGDKHVTVDADAGDTVGDALEDLLVDAPELEGRVLDSDGELRSQINVLRNGTNVLVEEEGLETELDESDELALFPPVSGG; the protein is encoded by the coding sequence ATGCCCACGAAGTGGAAACTGTTCGCCGATCTCGCCGAACGCGCGGGCGACAAACACGTCACCGTCGACGCCGACGCCGGCGATACCGTCGGCGACGCGCTCGAAGACCTGCTCGTCGACGCGCCCGAACTGGAGGGGCGCGTCCTCGACAGCGACGGCGAGCTTCGATCGCAGATCAACGTCCTTCGCAACGGAACGAACGTCCTCGTCGAAGAAGAGGGGCTCGAGACGGAACTCGACGAGAGCGACGAACTGGCGCTGTTTCCGCCGGTCAGCGGCGGCTGA
- a CDS encoding HPP family protein has translation MLEPVRARVRALADRIRRLERRELDAFVRWIEHTGNLLHLSVLVFVPLLIAVVTWLSNVTAAISFLLFPPLASGTYTLFADPEGRYSTPTKFVGGMTVGALCGWLALALATSAGLNGGPISASGAALSVFFTGAATWALDLEEPTAFSTALLVLVTGNAKFAYVLGIVVSSTFVAAAFAIWRDRFYEERARYLYQTTNADDHVLVPVGDDSETVARFAAELAGAHEAGKVVLFDVVGAVPAGHSDLESAADEAATAAERAASDAVHDLESFADDLQAEYDVPCEVVVAGGDRRSSGLVLQTARRNNCDLIVAPYEEDDRGGLSSFIRGLFDSEIDVIAFRSNDGRRRWRRGLVAVRGSGDTARTMVDFSLRLTESAWPVSVATCIDEESRRRSAENTLADLVDAFSGRFETHVVTESVEAYLSRVARRYDVLFVGSSTDRSAASRFVSPPTFRKLSDLETDVAIVHRGRHR, from the coding sequence ATGCTCGAACCGGTTCGGGCGCGCGTTCGCGCGCTCGCAGATCGGATCCGTCGACTCGAGCGACGGGAACTCGACGCCTTCGTGCGGTGGATCGAACACACGGGAAACCTCCTGCACCTCTCGGTGCTCGTGTTCGTCCCGCTGCTCATCGCCGTGGTGACCTGGCTGTCGAACGTCACGGCTGCGATTTCGTTTCTCCTGTTCCCGCCGCTGGCGTCCGGAACGTACACGCTCTTTGCCGATCCCGAGGGCCGATACTCCACGCCGACGAAGTTCGTGGGCGGGATGACCGTGGGTGCGCTCTGTGGGTGGCTCGCCCTCGCACTGGCGACGTCGGCAGGGTTGAACGGCGGTCCCATCAGCGCGTCCGGTGCAGCCCTCAGCGTCTTCTTCACCGGCGCCGCAACCTGGGCGCTCGATCTGGAGGAACCGACGGCGTTTTCGACCGCGCTGCTCGTCCTCGTCACCGGCAACGCGAAATTCGCGTACGTCCTCGGAATCGTCGTCTCGAGTACGTTCGTCGCGGCCGCCTTCGCTATCTGGCGGGATCGCTTCTACGAAGAGCGAGCGCGCTATCTCTACCAGACGACCAACGCCGACGATCACGTGCTCGTCCCGGTCGGCGACGACTCGGAGACGGTCGCGCGGTTCGCCGCCGAACTCGCCGGCGCCCACGAGGCCGGGAAGGTCGTCCTCTTCGACGTCGTCGGCGCGGTCCCGGCCGGACACAGCGACCTCGAGTCAGCCGCCGACGAGGCGGCGACGGCCGCCGAACGAGCGGCCAGCGACGCGGTCCACGACCTCGAGTCGTTCGCGGACGACCTCCAGGCCGAGTACGACGTCCCCTGCGAGGTCGTCGTCGCGGGTGGCGATCGACGCTCGTCGGGGCTCGTCCTCCAGACCGCCCGGCGGAACAACTGCGATCTCATCGTCGCTCCCTACGAGGAAGACGATCGTGGCGGGCTCTCGTCGTTCATCAGGGGGCTGTTCGACAGCGAGATCGACGTCATCGCGTTCCGCTCGAACGACGGCCGCCGCCGGTGGCGCCGCGGGCTGGTCGCGGTCCGGGGATCCGGCGACACCGCTCGCACGATGGTCGACTTCTCGTTGCGGCTCACCGAGTCCGCCTGGCCGGTCAGCGTCGCGACCTGCATCGACGAGGAGTCCCGGCGGCGGAGCGCGGAAAACACGCTCGCGGACCTCGTCGACGCCTTTTCGGGCCGCTTCGAGACCCACGTCGTCACCGAGTCGGTCGAGGCGTACCTCTCGCGCGTGGCTCGCCGCTACGACGTGCTCTTCGTCGGTTCGAGTACCGATCGGTCGGCGGCCTCGCGGTTCGTCTCGCCGCCGACGTTCCGGAAGCTCAGCGATCTCGAGACCGACGTCGCGATCGTCCACCGCGGCCGCCACCGATAG
- a CDS encoding TrkA C-terminal domain-containing protein, whose product MNAVVAQQASPELLEVLLDVLGRFLGFAVLAGGTAAIAAVAFRWYSDDELPEGVGVLLGISMVAIWLNTTAALQDAIIGETPLLDSETAVYTVVTFVVSAIAADGGRRIGDRLARDVFVLAAPRTIDDVTQLVRSAGRVVTLELPDEIEDVDGYDPVDDATKADLAGQTLHFPRRLTVDQLRDRFVDRLARDHGIGHVDVEFAADGSIEYLALGSRPAGIGPTLAPGTVAVALRADPAADASPGDAVRLWRRDGDSYRPVTRGELRGTAEDVATVAVDADDAAELEPDADYRLATLPGNPGAERDLVSLLRAADETVTTLAVDEGDPLAGATVGSLPVLVLAIDRGDDPIALPADDTALKAGDVAYVLARPEALRRLSTGSIDGADGAVDEAVDRRTER is encoded by the coding sequence GTGAACGCGGTCGTCGCACAGCAGGCCTCCCCGGAACTGCTGGAGGTGCTGCTCGACGTGCTCGGTCGCTTCCTGGGGTTCGCGGTCCTCGCGGGCGGCACGGCGGCCATCGCGGCCGTCGCCTTCCGCTGGTACAGCGACGACGAACTCCCGGAGGGGGTCGGCGTCCTGCTCGGTATTTCGATGGTCGCGATCTGGTTGAATACCACCGCCGCGCTCCAGGACGCGATCATCGGCGAGACGCCGCTTCTCGACTCCGAGACGGCCGTCTACACCGTCGTCACCTTCGTCGTGAGCGCGATCGCCGCGGACGGCGGCCGGCGGATCGGGGATCGCCTCGCCCGCGACGTGTTCGTGCTCGCGGCGCCCCGGACGATCGACGACGTGACCCAGCTCGTCCGATCGGCCGGTCGGGTGGTGACCCTCGAACTCCCCGACGAGATCGAGGACGTGGACGGCTACGATCCCGTCGACGACGCGACGAAGGCGGACCTCGCCGGCCAGACGCTTCACTTCCCGCGGCGACTCACCGTCGACCAGCTTCGGGACCGATTCGTCGATCGGCTCGCGCGCGACCACGGCATCGGTCACGTCGACGTCGAGTTCGCCGCCGACGGCTCGATCGAGTACCTCGCGCTGGGCAGTCGTCCGGCCGGGATCGGGCCGACGCTCGCGCCGGGGACCGTTGCCGTCGCGCTCCGTGCCGATCCGGCAGCCGACGCGAGTCCCGGTGACGCCGTCCGCCTCTGGCGTCGCGACGGGGACTCCTACCGGCCCGTCACCCGGGGCGAACTCCGGGGCACCGCCGAGGACGTGGCGACGGTCGCCGTCGACGCCGACGACGCGGCCGAACTCGAACCCGACGCCGATTATCGGCTCGCGACCCTCCCCGGAAACCCGGGCGCGGAACGCGATCTCGTCTCCCTGCTCCGGGCCGCCGACGAGACGGTGACGACGCTCGCCGTCGACGAGGGCGACCCGCTCGCAGGCGCGACCGTCGGATCGCTGCCGGTGCTCGTACTCGCGATCGATCGGGGCGACGACCCGATCGCGCTGCCGGCCGACGACACCGCCCTGAAAGCGGGCGACGTCGCCTACGTCTTGGCTCGACCGGAGGCCCTGCGCCGACTCTCGACCGGATCGATCGACGGGGCCGACGGGGCAGTCGACGAGGCCGTCGATCGTCGAACGGAGCGGTAG
- a CDS encoding NAD-binding protein encodes MVDDRSLRARLPDNWRRVLTTRAAIVLVLVVALLSVVTAVIHIGTQNVSGPFEGYVPVAVRDAAGFTGALTGFLMVGSALALRRGLRAGWWATLFLLPMTAAQGLLQTSRYSLPLVVLSLVAIPVLLLTRKRFDKPLSLTTTQIAAGAALLGVQLYGTIGGYTLREDFNGINNILDAFYFTLITSSTVGYGDVTPDPASTEAMLFTMSVLVLGVASFGIAIGALVGPAIQARISKTLGKMTESQLQLLDEHILVLGYGELTEPIVDELARSDRQFVVVTNDRDATTSLTDRGLPVVTGDPSDEEPLQRAKIDRAMAVVVATQHDAQDALAILTARQLATNTRIVAAATDRENVKKLERAGADAVISPSMLGGHLLVRSALGSDKTELIDRIMGAK; translated from the coding sequence ATGGTCGACGACCGGTCGCTTCGAGCGCGACTGCCGGACAACTGGCGGCGAGTCCTTACGACGCGTGCGGCCATCGTCCTCGTCCTGGTCGTCGCGCTGCTCTCGGTCGTCACGGCGGTCATCCACATCGGAACCCAGAACGTCTCGGGCCCCTTCGAGGGATACGTTCCCGTTGCCGTCCGGGACGCCGCCGGCTTCACCGGCGCACTCACCGGCTTCCTGATGGTCGGCAGCGCACTCGCGCTCCGGCGCGGGCTTCGAGCGGGGTGGTGGGCGACGCTCTTCCTCCTGCCGATGACCGCAGCGCAGGGACTGCTCCAAACCAGCCGGTACTCGCTCCCGCTGGTCGTCCTCTCGCTGGTCGCGATCCCGGTCCTTCTACTCACTCGAAAGCGGTTCGACAAACCGCTCTCGCTCACCACGACCCAGATCGCGGCCGGCGCGGCACTCCTCGGGGTCCAGCTGTACGGCACCATCGGCGGCTACACGCTCCGAGAGGACTTCAACGGGATAAACAACATCCTCGACGCGTTCTACTTCACCCTGATCACCTCGAGCACGGTCGGCTACGGCGACGTCACGCCGGATCCGGCGTCGACCGAGGCGATGCTGTTCACGATGTCCGTCCTCGTGCTCGGCGTTGCCAGCTTCGGTATCGCAATCGGGGCGCTCGTCGGCCCGGCGATCCAGGCCAGAATCTCGAAAACACTCGGAAAGATGACCGAATCACAGCTCCAACTGCTCGACGAGCACATCCTCGTGCTCGGCTACGGCGAACTGACGGAACCGATCGTCGACGAACTCGCACGCAGCGACCGCCAGTTCGTCGTCGTGACGAACGACCGCGACGCGACGACTTCCCTCACCGACCGGGGGCTGCCGGTCGTCACGGGCGACCCGAGCGACGAGGAGCCGCTTCAGCGCGCGAAGATCGACCGCGCGATGGCGGTCGTCGTCGCGACGCAGCACGACGCACAGGACGCGCTGGCGATTCTCACGGCCAGGCAACTGGCGACCAACACGCGGATCGTCGCCGCCGCGACCGACCGCGAGAACGTCAAGAAACTCGAGCGCGCCGGCGCGGACGCGGTGATCAGCCCCTCCATGCTGGGCGGTCACCTGCTGGTGCGATCGGCCCTCGGCAGCGACAAAACGGAACTGATCGATCGGATCATGGGCGCGAAGTGA
- a CDS encoding methyltransferase domain-containing protein — translation MNESLDVDKLEQEVKGVYRAVAETPDEEFHFEMGRPLAARLGYPAADLDAVPEAAVESFAGVGYHFELVDVREGDDVLDLGSGSGTDAFVAARHVGDTGSVTGLDMTEAQLENARQLRDEGGFDSVSFEHGYVEDLPFEDESFDVVISNGVINLSAEKERVFRETNRVLRPGGRLGISDIISETQMPDSIKTSSDLWAACIGGAEQINDYTAMIEAAGFRDVEVRENPQYDFISEQAQGACQKYGVKSISLTARNR, via the coding sequence GTGAATGAATCCCTCGACGTCGACAAACTCGAACAGGAGGTCAAGGGCGTGTACCGGGCCGTCGCCGAGACCCCCGACGAGGAGTTCCACTTCGAGATGGGACGCCCGCTGGCAGCGCGGCTCGGCTATCCGGCAGCGGACCTCGATGCGGTCCCCGAGGCCGCGGTCGAGTCCTTCGCGGGCGTCGGCTATCACTTCGAACTCGTCGACGTACGGGAGGGCGACGACGTACTCGATCTGGGGAGCGGCTCCGGTACGGACGCGTTCGTCGCGGCGCGTCACGTCGGCGACACCGGGAGCGTGACCGGCCTCGATATGACGGAGGCACAACTGGAGAACGCACGGCAGCTTCGCGACGAGGGCGGATTCGACTCCGTCTCGTTCGAACACGGCTACGTCGAAGACCTCCCGTTCGAGGACGAGTCGTTCGACGTCGTGATCTCGAACGGCGTCATCAACCTCTCCGCGGAGAAAGAGCGAGTCTTCCGGGAGACGAATCGAGTACTCAGACCGGGAGGGCGACTCGGAATCTCGGACATCATCAGCGAAACCCAGATGCCCGACAGCATCAAGACCAGTTCGGATCTCTGGGCGGCGTGTATCGGCGGCGCCGAACAGATCAACGACTACACGGCGATGATCGAAGCGGCCGGCTTCCGCGACGTCGAGGTCAGGGAGAATCCGCAGTACGATTTCATCTCGGAGCAAGCACAGGGGGCGTGCCAGAAGTACGGCGTGAAGAGTATCTCGCTCACGGCTCGTAACCGCTAG